A stretch of the Flavobacterium sp. 5 genome encodes the following:
- a CDS encoding threonine/serine exporter family protein: MDFTLLEKGIWLGCAGIGFGVLFNVPRRTLGAIYIMAALGGLLKFYIISLEFGLVFATLCGASLVGFLSVFAAHYRKAPPIVFSIPALIPMIPGFFAYKAMVGVVKLTAEKNPDVYPKLFFETANNGLSALFIILALSAGVAIPLLIARKETVKRIKTDKALEKQFEGLEEES, encoded by the coding sequence ATGGATTTTACATTACTAGAAAAAGGAATATGGTTAGGTTGTGCAGGGATTGGTTTTGGGGTATTGTTCAACGTTCCTCGTCGTACTTTAGGAGCTATTTATATCATGGCAGCACTTGGTGGATTGTTGAAGTTTTATATAATTTCGCTTGAATTTGGATTAGTTTTTGCGACTTTGTGTGGTGCAAGTCTTGTTGGGTTTTTAAGTGTTTTTGCGGCTCATTACCGTAAAGCCCCGCCAATAGTTTTTTCAATTCCCGCATTAATCCCTATGATTCCAGGGTTTTTTGCTTACAAAGCAATGGTAGGGGTTGTGAAATTAACCGCTGAAAAGAATCCTGATGTTTATCCTAAGCTTTTTTTCGAAACAGCAAATAATGGACTTTCGGCTTTGTTTATCATTTTGGCGTTATCAGCTGGAGTTGCAATTCCATTATTGATTGCTAGAAAAGAAACCGTTAAAAGAATTAAAACCGATAAAGCTTTAGAAAAACAATTTGAGGGTTTAGAAGAAGAAAGTTAA
- a CDS encoding HPF/RaiA family ribosome-associated protein, translating into MKVQINTDKNVEGSDRLETYFSSEIERVLSRFDDKVTRIEVHFGDENSAKTGFGDKRCLIEARPANMQPIAVTEHADSIEKAFHGALDKIKKALNTTFDKQKVH; encoded by the coding sequence ATGAAAGTACAAATCAACACAGACAAGAATGTAGAAGGTAGCGATAGATTGGAAACTTATTTTTCTAGTGAAATAGAAAGAGTATTATCCCGTTTTGATGATAAAGTGACTCGTATAGAAGTGCATTTTGGAGATGAAAACAGTGCTAAGACTGGTTTTGGCGACAAACGTTGCCTTATTGAAGCAAGACCAGCAAATATGCAACCAATTGCCGTTACAGAACATGCCGATTCTATCGAAAAAGCCTTTCATGGTGCTTTGGATAAAATCAAGAAAGCATTAAATACGACATTCGATAAACAGAAAGTACACTAA
- a CDS encoding porin family protein, translated as MKSLKIVLLGAFIMLVSNTVSAQKWGIRAGANISDVNVDGLDTSSKTGLYVGIYKEIPLIKSLLFIQPEVQYSQEGFKTKGVEDTKIDYLTVPILAKIYVAKIVSFETGPQFGFKISDNINKTFADVKDFVPSWAFGASLNLPLGLSINARYISALNDNFEVKNGLNNTFDSGKNQVFQIGAAFQF; from the coding sequence ATGAAATCATTAAAAATCGTATTACTAGGTGCCTTTATAATGTTAGTTTCTAATACAGTTTCAGCACAAAAATGGGGAATTAGAGCTGGTGCCAACATTTCAGATGTTAATGTAGATGGATTGGACACCTCAAGTAAAACAGGACTTTATGTTGGTATTTACAAAGAAATTCCATTAATAAAAAGTTTATTATTTATCCAGCCTGAGGTACAATATTCTCAAGAGGGTTTTAAAACTAAGGGGGTTGAGGATACGAAAATAGATTATTTAACTGTGCCTATTTTAGCAAAAATTTATGTTGCCAAAATAGTAAGTTTTGAAACTGGACCTCAGTTTGGGTTTAAAATTAGTGATAATATTAATAAAACCTTTGCTGATGTAAAGGACTTTGTGCCTTCTTGGGCTTTTGGAGCATCTCTTAATCTTCCTCTTGGATTATCTATAAACGCTAGATATATTTCTGCATTAAACGATAATTTCGAAGTAAAGAATGGTTTAAATAATACTTTTGATTCAGGTAAAAATCAAGTTTTTCAAATAGGAGCTGCTTTTCAATTCTAA
- a CDS encoding AsmA family protein, giving the protein MNRLIQRVNGFLKTKIFKLIKIFFISLLALLLALFIGLRIYFEKNKADIMTDINQKINENISGHANIGNVGYKFLIGFPNFTVVLNKVELQDSLYAIHKRSVLKAGEIEVRLNVLSLLHKKVKIEKIVLIDTKIDLFKDKNGVSNSNILKPKPKTNKPKSKTDTEINEIDFKNVVFISQNLQRNKLFHFEVASLKSKINYTDDGWGTNLFLDVFAKSMAFSTLKGSFIKDKRIKGKLAVQFSKAKNKIEVLTEGLGIGEDDFDIKASFGLEKEHPIMNINITTKILWLNAARLLDPHLFKILNHFNLTKPLEANCSIIGDMNAAGDPEIIVVGKIKDNVLVSGEGETTDCSFVGKYTNNFKNGLGNVDANSAVIIKDFKGIHEGIPIEIPEAAIINLEKPIATGTLHSKFEVEKLGNVFGEDFIKFNGGTANVDLKFNVDIVSLRISKPRFTGKVNIEKANMLFKAKNLTFQTNVLLDFTEEALFIRNIKYQSNKNIVFVDGKIDNFLNLYYDQPEKMVAVVNIKSPYMDVKKFMGVLAYKEKGAEVKKAPAKKVDTKKRMALVKKCQVVLNLNLDKMVYSNLTAKNAKINIVLSNRRAFIKQGVIETCGGKITFNSQMIPEGESFNVKTNVNISTVDIPQFLTSFKNFGITSFQPKNIKGNLSAKADLNIKMNQNGDLVDESAKGNLFYEIKNGSLTDFKPIMKVGKFAFPNRDVKNIVFNDLSGQLNISGSIVNVDYFKVSSNVLNFDVEGIYSFKKGTKLGLVIPLRNPEDDFKIKDKNEREAKRYKGIVVRLLVVDGKNGEMKIKLGSLKDKK; this is encoded by the coding sequence ATGAATAGACTTATTCAAAGAGTGAATGGATTTTTAAAAACAAAAATCTTCAAACTAATTAAAATTTTCTTTATTTCATTATTAGCATTACTTCTGGCTCTTTTTATTGGCTTACGTATTTATTTTGAAAAGAATAAAGCCGATATAATGACTGATATCAATCAAAAAATTAATGAAAATATTTCCGGACATGCAAATATTGGTAATGTTGGATATAAATTTTTGATTGGTTTTCCCAATTTTACTGTGGTTTTAAATAAAGTAGAATTACAAGATAGTTTATATGCTATTCATAAAAGAAGTGTTCTTAAAGCTGGTGAAATTGAGGTACGCTTGAATGTTCTTAGCTTGTTGCATAAAAAAGTCAAAATCGAAAAAATTGTATTGATTGATACAAAAATTGATTTGTTCAAAGATAAAAATGGAGTTTCCAATTCAAATATTTTAAAGCCAAAACCAAAAACAAATAAACCAAAGTCTAAAACAGATACCGAAATCAATGAGATAGATTTTAAAAACGTGGTATTTATTTCTCAAAATTTGCAAAGAAATAAACTGTTTCATTTTGAAGTTGCTTCTTTAAAAAGTAAAATAAATTATACAGATGATGGTTGGGGTACTAATTTGTTTCTTGATGTTTTTGCCAAGAGTATGGCTTTTAGTACCCTTAAAGGTAGTTTTATAAAAGACAAAAGAATAAAAGGGAAGTTAGCGGTACAATTTTCTAAAGCAAAAAATAAAATTGAAGTACTTACAGAAGGATTAGGAATAGGTGAGGATGATTTTGATATCAAAGCGAGTTTTGGTTTAGAAAAAGAACATCCAATAATGAATATCAATATTACTACTAAAATTTTGTGGTTAAATGCTGCCCGTTTGTTAGATCCACACTTGTTTAAAATACTAAATCATTTTAATCTAACAAAACCATTAGAGGCAAATTGCAGCATCATAGGTGACATGAATGCTGCGGGTGACCCCGAAATCATTGTAGTAGGAAAAATAAAAGACAATGTATTGGTCTCAGGAGAAGGCGAAACCACAGATTGTAGTTTTGTTGGGAAATACACCAATAATTTTAAAAATGGTTTAGGAAACGTTGATGCTAATTCAGCTGTAATCATTAAAGATTTCAAAGGAATTCATGAAGGAATTCCAATAGAAATTCCAGAGGCTGCAATTATTAATTTGGAAAAGCCTATCGCAACTGGAACATTACATTCCAAATTTGAAGTGGAGAAATTAGGGAATGTTTTTGGAGAGGATTTTATTAAATTCAATGGAGGTACTGCCAATGTTGATTTGAAATTTAATGTTGATATTGTTTCTCTACGTATTTCAAAACCTCGTTTTACAGGAAAAGTCAATATAGAAAAAGCGAATATGCTGTTCAAAGCTAAAAACCTAACTTTTCAAACGAATGTTCTTCTTGATTTTACAGAGGAAGCCTTGTTTATCCGAAATATTAAATATCAAAGCAATAAAAACATTGTGTTTGTGGATGGGAAAATAGATAACTTCCTTAATCTCTATTATGATCAGCCCGAAAAAATGGTTGCTGTTGTCAATATAAAAAGTCCTTATATGGATGTTAAGAAGTTTATGGGAGTTTTGGCTTATAAGGAAAAGGGTGCAGAGGTTAAAAAAGCACCGGCTAAAAAAGTTGATACTAAAAAAAGAATGGCTCTAGTCAAAAAATGTCAAGTCGTTTTAAATTTGAATCTTGACAAAATGGTATATTCGAATTTAACGGCCAAAAATGCAAAAATCAATATAGTACTGAGTAATAGACGTGCTTTTATTAAGCAAGGTGTAATTGAAACTTGTGGTGGCAAGATTACATTCAATTCTCAAATGATTCCTGAGGGAGAATCATTTAATGTAAAAACAAATGTAAATATCAGTACGGTCGACATTCCTCAGTTTTTAACTTCTTTTAAGAATTTCGGAATTACATCTTTTCAGCCTAAAAATATTAAAGGAAATCTTTCAGCTAAAGCCGATTTGAATATAAAAATGAATCAGAATGGTGATTTGGTGGATGAATCTGCTAAGGGAAATTTATTTTACGAAATTAAAAATGGATCATTAACTGATTTTAAACCAATTATGAAAGTTGGAAAATTTGCTTTTCCTAATCGCGATGTAAAAAATATTGTTTTCAATGATTTGTCTGGGCAATTAAATATAAGCGGAAGTATTGTGAATGTTGACTATTTTAAAGTGAGTTCGAATGTGTTGAATTTTGATGTAGAAGGAATTTATTCATTTAAAAAAGGTACAAAATTAGGCTTAGTTATTCCATTAAGAAATCCAGAAGATGATTTTAAAATAAAAGATAAAAATGAACGAGAGGCTAAACGTTATAAAGGAATAGTGGTTCGTTTGCTAGTCGTGGATGGAAAAAATGGGGAGATGAAAATAAAATTGGGAAGTTTGAAGGATAAAAAATAA
- a CDS encoding nuclear transport factor 2 family protein encodes MKVFILSLVALILISFHPLQYKESDEKEQVNRTLDAWHKAAAEANFNNYFGMMTEDAIFIGTDPTENWNKKDFKAYAKPHFDKGKAWDFKAIERHVYFDNSGKLAWFDELLNTQMKICRGSGVLVKIGKEWKIKQYVLSMTIPNDNTNEVIKIIAPIEDVLLQKRDSK; translated from the coding sequence ATGAAAGTATTTATTCTAAGTTTAGTAGCGTTAATCTTAATTAGTTTTCATCCTTTGCAGTATAAGGAATCTGATGAAAAAGAACAAGTAAATAGAACACTAGATGCCTGGCACAAAGCGGCGGCAGAAGCTAATTTTAATAATTATTTCGGAATGATGACCGAAGATGCGATTTTTATTGGAACAGATCCAACTGAAAACTGGAACAAAAAGGATTTCAAAGCCTATGCAAAGCCGCATTTTGATAAAGGAAAAGCTTGGGATTTTAAAGCAATTGAGCGTCATGTTTATTTTGATAATTCTGGTAAACTTGCTTGGTTTGATGAACTTTTGAATACGCAAATGAAAATTTGTAGAGGTTCTGGTGTCCTTGTAAAAATAGGAAAGGAATGGAAAATAAAACAGTATGTTTTGTCTATGACCATTCCAAATGATAATACTAATGAAGTGATTAAAATCATTGCACCCATAGAAGATGTTTTACTTCAAAAAAGGGATTCTAAATGA
- the trmB gene encoding tRNA (guanosine(46)-N7)-methyltransferase TrmB: MGSKNKLKRFKENETFNNVFQPTREEVVGDLFPLRGKWNSDFFKNNNPLVLELGCGKGEYSVGLADRYPNKNFVGIDIKGARFWRGAKTAVETGLHNVAFIRTQIELINHIFAENEVDEIWITFPDPQIKYKRTKHRMTNSEFLQLYKKILKKEGVVNLKTDSEFMHGYTLGLLHGEGHEVLYANHNVYVNEGSPEEVTAFQTFYEKQYLEINKAITYIRFKIK; encoded by the coding sequence GTGGGAAGTAAAAATAAATTAAAAAGGTTCAAAGAAAACGAAACATTCAATAATGTTTTTCAACCAACAAGAGAAGAAGTCGTTGGAGATTTATTTCCACTAAGAGGGAAATGGAATTCAGATTTTTTTAAAAATAATAACCCATTAGTACTTGAATTGGGTTGTGGAAAAGGAGAATATTCTGTTGGTTTGGCTGATAGATACCCTAATAAAAACTTCGTTGGAATTGATATTAAAGGTGCTCGTTTTTGGCGTGGTGCAAAAACGGCTGTAGAAACAGGACTGCATAACGTGGCATTTATTAGGACTCAAATCGAATTAATCAATCATATTTTTGCCGAAAATGAAGTTGATGAAATTTGGATTACTTTTCCAGATCCTCAAATAAAATACAAGAGAACTAAGCATAGAATGACCAATTCTGAATTTCTACAGTTGTATAAAAAAATCCTCAAAAAAGAAGGTGTTGTTAACCTGAAAACCGACAGTGAATTCATGCATGGTTATACACTTGGGTTGTTACATGGTGAAGGACATGAAGTTTTGTATGCCAATCATAATGTATATGTTAATGAAGGAAGTCCAGAAGAAGTTACTGCTTTTCAGACTTTTTATGAAAAACAATATTTGGAAATTAACAAAGCAATTACGTATATTCGTTTCAAGATAAAATAG
- a CDS encoding LysE family transporter, whose amino-acid sequence MALLLPFFLGFIVAAIGITPPGLINMTAAKVSLKDGRIEAIFFAIGATVIVFFQTFLALLFADFINSHPDVINKLQEIGLFIFIALTIYFFWKAKRPKLPKEEIKIRSKTNRFFLGMLLSALNLFPVPYYVFVSITLSTYGYFYFIDSFIYAFVFGVVTGSFLVFYLYIVYFKKREAKSSFLMNNGNYIIGAITGLVSIVTLFKLVKGYF is encoded by the coding sequence ATGGCATTATTATTACCTTTTTTTCTCGGATTTATTGTTGCGGCTATTGGTATTACACCTCCTGGTTTGATCAATATGACGGCTGCAAAAGTAAGTTTGAAAGACGGTAGAATTGAAGCTATTTTTTTTGCAATTGGTGCCACTGTAATTGTTTTTTTTCAAACTTTTTTAGCTTTATTGTTTGCAGATTTTATTAATAGTCATCCTGATGTAATTAATAAATTGCAAGAAATTGGATTGTTTATTTTTATTGCCCTGACTATTTATTTTTTCTGGAAAGCCAAAAGGCCAAAGTTACCCAAAGAGGAAATTAAAATACGTAGTAAGACGAACCGATTTTTTTTAGGAATGTTACTATCGGCTTTGAATTTATTTCCTGTTCCGTACTATGTTTTTGTATCTATCACACTTTCTACTTATGGCTATTTTTATTTTATAGATTCTTTTATTTACGCATTTGTATTTGGTGTAGTAACGGGTTCTTTTTTAGTTTTTTATCTTTACATCGTATATTTCAAAAAAAGAGAAGCCAAATCTTCTTTTTTGATGAACAATGGAAATTATATTATTGGAGCCATTACCGGACTCGTCTCTATAGTTACACTCTTTAAACTTGTTAAAGGATATTTTTGA
- a CDS encoding MGMT family protein, with product MEANENFFEKVYAVVKQIPYGKVTSYGAIAKVLGAARSARMVGWAMNAAHNLEDVPAHRVVNRKGLLTGKHHFDGTNLMQQLLESEGVVVVNNQIMNFETVFWEPEIKKEP from the coding sequence ATGGAGGCAAATGAAAATTTTTTTGAAAAAGTCTATGCTGTCGTTAAGCAAATTCCATATGGAAAAGTTACTTCATATGGAGCTATTGCCAAAGTTTTAGGTGCTGCAAGGTCTGCCAGAATGGTTGGTTGGGCTATGAATGCTGCTCATAATTTAGAAGATGTTCCAGCTCATCGAGTGGTAAATAGAAAAGGATTACTCACAGGTAAACATCATTTTGATGGAACCAATCTCATGCAACAATTACTGGAAAGCGAAGGGGTTGTTGTTGTAAACAATCAAATTATGAATTTTGAGACTGTATTCTGGGAGCCAGAAATTAAAAAGGAACCCTGA
- a CDS encoding murein L,D-transpeptidase has protein sequence MKKITLTLNILLAFFAFCSFKPIRVKEHINKHSIFMNVENITFRKDSTFHLDKTYFDVFLKKYPKYKNYLTATETLYKNRNYSTIWYDDRSIGELGHFLYNKAKLLAEDQDIKSDIPYLNDIDLIFNETADKKPSKKDSEILLTCMYIYYADKVYNGLDEKKVKELGWYLPKKEISYEKILDSLLITPTLINKDKSAFFSQYYKLQDALKKYRTIQRDYEWKRIDSASVYKEFNPNDSSITIAQIRNRLFIYGDLKEDSKKPIYDNELMAGVLNFKKRNGLTMNSTIEPQHISLMNTPISDLIRTLLVNMERCRWIPPILEKDKKYVMINIPSFHLIYVKDGKYRFESNVFVGTRMTETVIFSGKIERIVFSPYWNVPSSIVNNVLKFKASQDPNYLAENNLENNNGHYRQKPGPNNSLGLVKFMFPNPNDIYMHDTPDKSLFDSESRTFSHGCINVQKAKELAIVLLEDDPDWPVDKINKAMSGKVETPCVLKNKIPIYIGYYTAWVHDDGQISFYNDIYSRDERLAKTLHLD, from the coding sequence ATGAAAAAAATCACTTTAACACTAAATATATTACTGGCTTTTTTTGCGTTTTGTTCGTTTAAGCCAATAAGAGTAAAAGAGCATATAAACAAACACTCTATTTTTATGAATGTTGAAAATATAACTTTTAGAAAAGACTCAACTTTTCATCTAGATAAAACTTATTTTGATGTTTTTTTAAAAAAATATCCCAAATATAAAAACTACTTAACAGCTACTGAAACTTTATACAAGAACAGAAACTACAGTACTATTTGGTATGATGACAGATCTATTGGAGAATTAGGGCATTTTTTATATAATAAAGCAAAATTACTAGCAGAAGATCAAGATATAAAATCCGACATTCCTTATCTAAACGATATTGATCTTATCTTTAATGAAACTGCTGACAAAAAACCATCAAAGAAAGATTCCGAAATCCTACTCACTTGTATGTATATTTATTATGCAGACAAAGTTTATAATGGTCTTGATGAAAAAAAAGTAAAAGAATTAGGATGGTATTTACCTAAAAAGGAAATCTCATATGAAAAAATTCTAGATTCATTACTTATTACACCAACCCTAATAAACAAGGACAAATCTGCATTTTTTAGCCAATACTACAAACTACAAGATGCTTTAAAAAAATACAGAACTATCCAAAGGGATTACGAATGGAAAAGGATTGACTCAGCATCAGTTTACAAAGAATTCAACCCAAATGATAGCTCAATTACTATTGCTCAAATAAGAAATCGTTTATTTATATATGGTGATTTAAAAGAAGACTCGAAAAAACCGATATATGATAATGAATTAATGGCTGGAGTCTTAAATTTCAAAAAACGTAATGGCTTAACAATGAACAGTACCATTGAACCACAACATATCAGCCTAATGAACACTCCAATAAGCGACCTAATCCGTACCCTTTTAGTCAATATGGAACGCTGTCGCTGGATTCCTCCAATTTTAGAGAAAGACAAAAAGTATGTAATGATTAATATTCCATCTTTCCATCTGATTTATGTTAAAGATGGTAAATATAGGTTTGAATCAAATGTCTTTGTCGGTACGCGAATGACTGAAACAGTTATTTTTAGTGGTAAAATTGAACGAATCGTGTTTAGTCCATACTGGAATGTCCCTTCAAGCATCGTAAATAATGTTTTAAAATTTAAAGCCTCACAAGACCCAAATTACCTTGCCGAAAATAATTTAGAAAATAATAATGGTCATTACAGACAGAAACCAGGTCCGAATAACTCATTAGGTTTAGTAAAATTTATGTTTCCAAACCCTAACGATATTTACATGCATGATACTCCTGACAAAAGCTTGTTCGATTCTGAATCCAGAACCTTTAGTCACGGATGTATAAATGTACAAAAGGCAAAAGAATTAGCCATTGTCCTTTTAGAAGATGATCCAGATTGGCCAGTAGACAAAATTAATAAAGCTATGAGCGGGAAAGTAGAAACACCTTGTGTTCTTAAAAATAAAATCCCAATTTACATTGGCTATTATACCGCTTGGGTACATGACGACGGACAAATAAGTTTTTACAACGATATTTACAGCCGAGACGAACGCCTTGCAAAAACATTACATTTAGACTAA
- a CDS encoding L,D-transpeptidase family protein, with protein MKNLNSLLIITAIGFLFSPFCYASKEIKSINDNLSSKENTLHLENNYSKIFLDSTLTVQPLSNNSIKAKSEVLKEGQYVLSTQFDKLQKVLEKYQTIEKNNQWKRIDINPANYKNLKPTDSGTIVKQIRERLFIVGDLKQDSKSNIYDEELMAGVLNYKKRYGLTLNYELTLEHINQMNEPISNRIKTIKLNMERCREIPENLANASEYIMVNIPSYRLFYIKDGKNEFASDVFVGAKWSETETFTSMMDKIVFSPYWYIPQSIIDNELKLKIFADKNYLEENNMEWNGGRVRQKPGPKNSLGLVKFMFPNQYDIYMHDTPSKSLFLFEKRTFSHGCINIKDAKGLAQSILKNDPDWSIEKIDNAMSGEKETTYELKNKIPVYIGYFTAWVSDDNGEISFFDDIYGKDINTEQLQNTSVVMD; from the coding sequence ATGAAAAATCTTAATTCCTTATTAATTATTACAGCGATTGGTTTTTTATTCTCACCTTTTTGCTATGCCAGTAAAGAAATAAAATCCATTAATGATAATTTATCTTCAAAAGAAAACACTTTACATCTTGAAAATAATTATTCTAAAATATTTCTTGATAGCACACTTACAGTTCAGCCTTTAAGTAATAATTCAATTAAAGCAAAATCTGAAGTTCTAAAAGAAGGTCAATATGTTTTATCAACTCAATTTGACAAACTCCAAAAAGTTCTTGAAAAATATCAAACTATTGAAAAAAACAATCAATGGAAAAGAATTGATATAAATCCTGCAAACTACAAAAATTTAAAACCTACTGACAGTGGAACAATTGTAAAACAAATTAGAGAACGTTTATTTATTGTTGGTGATTTGAAACAAGACTCTAAAAGTAACATATATGATGAAGAATTGATGGCAGGTGTTTTAAATTACAAAAAAAGATATGGACTGACCTTAAATTATGAGTTAACCTTAGAACACATAAATCAAATGAACGAACCTATAAGTAATCGAATAAAAACCATAAAACTAAATATGGAACGCTGTCGTGAAATACCCGAAAACCTTGCAAATGCATCAGAGTATATTATGGTAAACATCCCTTCGTATAGATTATTTTATATTAAAGATGGGAAAAACGAGTTTGCATCAGATGTATTTGTGGGCGCAAAATGGTCCGAAACTGAAACTTTCACTAGTATGATGGACAAAATTGTGTTTAGTCCCTATTGGTATATTCCACAAAGTATAATAGATAATGAATTAAAATTAAAGATTTTTGCAGACAAAAATTATTTGGAAGAAAACAACATGGAATGGAACGGAGGTCGCGTTAGACAAAAACCAGGTCCCAAAAACTCTTTAGGATTGGTTAAGTTCATGTTTCCAAATCAATATGATATTTATATGCATGATACACCTTCGAAAAGTTTATTTTTATTTGAGAAACGTACTTTTAGTCATGGATGTATAAATATAAAAGACGCCAAAGGTTTAGCACAGTCCATTTTAAAAAATGATCCAGATTGGTCAATCGAAAAAATAGATAATGCAATGAGTGGTGAAAAAGAAACAACTTATGAATTGAAAAATAAAATCCCTGTATATATCGGATATTTTACAGCTTGGGTAAGCGATGATAATGGAGAAATTAGTTTTTTTGATGATATCTACGGTAAAGATATTAATACTGAACAATTGCAAAACACTAGTGTCGTAATGGATTAA
- a CDS encoding Mrp/NBP35 family ATP-binding protein translates to MKLDKNNILKALETITIAGEGKNMVESGAVTNIVTFGDEVIVDLLLHTPAMHIKKRAEDDIKKTIHDLVSADAKIKVNIKVEAAAAENPNQIKGKAIPGIKNIIAVASGKGGVGKSTVTANLAVTLSKMGFAVGVLDADIYGPSMPIMFDVENEKPISIEVNGKSKMKPVESYGVKMLSIGFFTSPSQAVIWRGPMASKALNQMIFDANWGELDFMLIDLPPGTGDIHLSIMQSLPVTGAVVVSTPQAVALADAKKGISMFLSEAINVPVLGIVENMAYFTPEELPNNKYYIFGKEGAKDLAQDLGVAFLGEVPIVQSIREAGDYGRPAALQTGSVIENVFDEITRNVVSEVVSRNENLEPTEAIKITTMAGCSAVKK, encoded by the coding sequence ATGAAATTAGATAAAAATAACATTCTTAAAGCATTAGAAACGATTACTATTGCTGGTGAAGGTAAAAATATGGTAGAAAGTGGTGCTGTTACAAACATAGTCACTTTTGGAGATGAGGTTATTGTAGATTTGTTATTGCACACTCCAGCAATGCATATTAAGAAAAGAGCCGAAGATGATATCAAAAAAACTATACATGACTTGGTTTCGGCAGATGCCAAAATTAAAGTAAACATAAAAGTAGAAGCTGCTGCGGCTGAAAATCCAAACCAAATCAAAGGGAAAGCAATTCCAGGAATAAAAAATATTATTGCTGTTGCTTCTGGAAAAGGTGGCGTTGGAAAATCTACTGTTACGGCAAATTTAGCAGTAACATTGTCAAAAATGGGTTTTGCTGTTGGTGTTCTTGATGCCGATATCTATGGTCCTTCCATGCCAATTATGTTTGATGTAGAAAATGAAAAGCCTATTTCTATTGAGGTTAATGGAAAATCAAAAATGAAACCTGTAGAAAGTTATGGTGTTAAAATGCTTTCTATTGGATTTTTCACATCTCCAAGCCAAGCTGTTATTTGGAGAGGTCCAATGGCTTCTAAAGCATTGAATCAAATGATTTTTGATGCAAATTGGGGAGAATTAGACTTTATGTTAATTGATTTACCTCCGGGAACTGGTGATATTCATCTTTCGATTATGCAATCTTTGCCTGTTACAGGAGCTGTTGTGGTAAGTACCCCTCAAGCTGTTGCTTTGGCAGATGCAAAAAAAGGTATTTCTATGTTTTTATCAGAAGCTATAAATGTTCCTGTTTTGGGAATTGTAGAGAACATGGCCTATTTTACACCAGAAGAATTACCTAACAATAAATATTATATTTTTGGAAAAGAAGGAGCTAAAGATCTTGCACAAGATTTAGGAGTTGCTTTCTTAGGAGAAGTTCCAATTGTTCAATCTATTCGCGAAGCTGGAGATTATGGTCGTCCTGCTGCATTGCAAACAGGTTCTGTTATTGAAAATGTTTTCGATGAGATTACACGTAATGTTGTAAGTGAAGTTGTTAGTAGAAACGAAAATTTAGAGCCAACTGAAGCTATCAAAATTACGACAATGGCTGGATGTTCAGCTGTTAAGAAATAA
- a CDS encoding NifU family protein — MKTEELTNNVLKALDEIRPFLNSDGGDIKLISIDEGKHVKVRLEGACTSCSVNQMTLRAGVETTIKKYAPQIETVINVL, encoded by the coding sequence ATGAAAACAGAAGAATTAACAAATAATGTTTTGAAAGCGCTAGATGAAATCAGACCTTTTTTGAATTCAGATGGTGGAGACATTAAGCTCATTTCAATTGATGAAGGAAAACATGTAAAAGTACGACTTGAAGGAGCTTGTACTAGTTGCAGCGTTAACCAAATGACTTTGAGAGCAGGGGTAGAAACTACAATTAAGAAGTATGCTCCTCAAATAGAAACAGTTATTAATGTTTTGTAA
- a CDS encoding 2Fe-2S iron-sulfur cluster-binding protein: MDVLIKIKDREGVIHDLQAPTDMAMNIMELCKAYELPVEGTCGGMAMCASCQCYVLNDVVLPEKGDDEEAMLSEAFYVKSNSRLGCQIPITESLDGLELELAPEN; encoded by the coding sequence ATGGACGTTTTAATAAAAATTAAAGATAGAGAAGGAGTAATTCATGATTTACAAGCGCCTACTGATATGGCGATGAACATAATGGAACTTTGCAAGGCTTATGAGCTTCCTGTTGAAGGAACCTGTGGAGGAATGGCGATGTGCGCATCTTGTCAATGTTATGTTCTTAATGATGTAGTTTTGCCAGAAAAGGGCGATGATGAGGAAGCTATGCTTTCTGAAGCATTTTATGTAAAATCAAATAGCCGTTTGGGTTGTCAAATTCCTATCACTGAAAGTCTTGATGGATTAGAATTAGAATTAGCTCCAGAGAATTAG